Below is a window of Acidimicrobiales bacterium DNA.
GCGCGCCGCAGCACCTCGTGGGTCGGGTCCGCGCCCGTCGTGCCGGAGATCGCGAGGAAGCGCAGCTTGCCCTCGTCGCGCAGCGCCTGCAGCTCGGGGACGAGCTCGGCCAGGCAGTAGTCGTAGTCCCCGCTGTCCGGACGATGCAGGTGGTAGACGTCGACGACCTCGGTGCGGAGCTTTTGCAGCGCGGCCTCGAGGCCGCTCCGCAGGCCGGCGCGGTCGAGGAGCACGCCGTCGCGCCGCGGCGAGAGCTTGGAGGAGATCACCACCTCGTCACGCCGCCCCTCGAGCGCGCGCCCGACGACCTCCTCGGTCCCGTAGTTGGCCGCGGTGTCGAAATAGTTGACGCCGAGCTCGAGCGCCCGGTGCAGGACGGCCACCGCCTCCTCCTCGGAGGAGCCGGTCGAGAGGCCGAGGCGACTGGCACCCCCCGCGCCGATCCCGGCGACGCTCACTTGCAGGCCCGTGCGACCGAAGGTCCGATACTCCATCGGCCCCGATGCTACGGCCGGCAGGGGCGAGACGCTCTGGCGCGCCGCCACGGGAGCGGGCCAAGGTCAGCGGCCCGTCGGCGCCCCTTCCGTTACGCCCCCGTGCCCCCGTGCATCGCCTCGTAGATGCGCTCCGCGGTGACCGGGAGCTCGCGGATCCGGCATCCCGTCGCCGCGTACACGGCGTTCGCGATCAGCGCCCCGACCGGCGGCGTCGTCGACTCCCCGATGTTCTTCACGTTCGCCGTCCCGACGCCGCGCGCGCCGCGCACGAGCACCGTCTTGTACTCGGGCACGTCCGAGGAGGAGGCGATCTTGAACTCGCCGAGGTTCGCGGCCCAGACCTGACCGTCGGACTCGTCGAGGTCCTCGAGGCAGGCGTAGCCGAGGCCCATCGTCACCCCGCCGTCGATCTGCATCTGGTGCGCCTTCGGGTTGATGATCGCCGCCACGTCGACGGCGTTCTCGATCTCGAGGACCCGCAGCTCACCGGTCGCCGGGTCGACGGCGACCTGCGCGATCTGCACGATGTAGGAGCCGACGTCGGGACCGAAGATCTCGTCGACCTCGACCATCACCGATTCGTCGCGGAGGCGGTTGTGCCAGGCCTTGGACGCCGCGTCGACCGCGATCGCGAGGCCCGCCGTCACCCGGCTGCCGCCGGCGCCGGCGTCGCGGGGCAGCTCGTCGGTCGAGACGGTGGCGACCTCGACCTGGTCGGGGCTGAAGCCGAGCTGCTCGGCGATCAGCTCGCGGAGCACCGTGTGGCTGCCGGTGCCGGTCTCGACGATCCCCGTCTCGACGCGCACGCAGCCGTCGTCCTGCGGGATCACCCGGAGGCTGGTGTTCGCGTTGCTCGTCGTCCCCCGCCCGTAGAGGGCGACGCCGCGGCCGTAGAGCCAGCCCGCGGGCGCCTCCTTCTTGGTGAAGGCGCCGAGCGCCGCCTCGAGGGTGAGGGAGCCGCGGTTCTCGACCCAGGCGTGGCCCGAGGGGTCGACCTCGCCGTCCTCCAACAGGTTGCGCCGCCGCAGCTCGACCGGGTCGATGCCGGCGACGACCGCCAGCTCGTCGATCGCCGACTCGCAGGCGAAGGTCCCCTGTGGTGCTCCCGGGGCGCGCATGTTCCCGCGCGGCACGGTGTTGGTGTACACCCGCTTGATCTCGGAGAAGAAGGTCGGGATCCGGTAGGCCGGCGGGTCGACGGCGCCGTGCGGGCCCGACCCTCCGGGGGTGAAGCCGGCGTAGGCGCCGGCATTCAGGGTGGCGTCCATCGCGAGCGCCACGAAGTTGCCCTGCGCGTCGCAGGCGAGGCGGATCCGGATCTCCGAGGGGTGGCGGGGGTTCGCCCCCGTGAGGTCCTCGGAGTAGCG
It encodes the following:
- a CDS encoding aldo/keto reductase; this translates as MEYRTFGRTGLQVSVAGIGAGGASRLGLSTGSSEEEAVAVLHRALELGVNYFDTAANYGTEEVVGRALEGRRDEVVISSKLSPRRDGVLLDRAGLRSGLEAALQKLRTEVVDVYHLHRPDSGDYDYCLAELVPELQALRDEGKLRFLAISGTTGADPTHEVLRRAVANDCFDVVMAGFNFFNQNARQQVFSTTIEKDIAVEVMGAARGPFSRPEQFAKEVEGLVELGAAIPEAERSDPLGFITASGAVASMAEASYRFAAYEPGVGTVLIGTGNPVHLEANVAAIARGPLPVAVRDEIVARFGHLAVSSSELGR
- a CDS encoding xanthine dehydrogenase family protein molybdopterin-binding subunit; translated protein: MDATAKATGAARYVADYSVPGMVHVAAARSSMPHARIVSIDKRAALASPGVIAVFTAEDVSEGTYGRAVADSPVLARGKVRFVGERVAAVVAETREQAEAAAALVDIEYEPLVAVTTPEEALAAGAPLVHDAPWSYRGAVIEEGDGPNLIYHHTHGSLEEFEAAYAAAAHKIDHVYRTQGVHQGYLEPQACIADYRSADEVKLWLTNKAPFRVRSMIGSCLGIDPNAIELQPIYLGGDFGGKGSPGDSPMCVELSRLLGRPVKSVLRYSEDLTGANPRHPSEIRIRLACDAQGNFVALAMDATLNAGAYAGFTPGGSGPHGAVDPPAYRIPTFFSEIKRVYTNTVPRGNMRAPGAPQGTFACESAIDELAVVAGIDPVELRRRNLLEDGEVDPSGHAWVENRGSLTLEAALGAFTKKEAPAGWLYGRGVALYGRGTTSNANTSLRVIPQDDGCVRVETGIVETGTGSHTVLRELIAEQLGFSPDQVEVATVSTDELPRDAGAGGSRVTAGLAIAVDAASKAWHNRLRDESVMVEVDEIFGPDVGSYIVQIAQVAVDPATGELRVLEIENAVDVAAIINPKAHQMQIDGGVTMGLGYACLEDLDESDGQVWAANLGEFKIASSSDVPEYKTVLVRGARGVGTANVKNIGESTTPPVGALIANAVYAATGCRIRELPVTAERIYEAMHGGTGA